The Asticcacaulis excentricus genome has a segment encoding these proteins:
- a CDS encoding RidA family protein, producing the protein MSKIEARLQELGITLPVPAAPVANYVPFVRSGNLIHISGQISNDGTGRYKGTVGVDVSLEDATEAARVCGINLLAQMKAAVGDLDTVVRVVKLGAFVQAGPDFYDVPQVVNGCSNLMVEVLGEAGKHARSAVGVYKIPLGFAVEVDAVIEVADRR; encoded by the coding sequence ATGTCGAAGATCGAAGCCCGCCTCCAGGAACTGGGGATCACCCTGCCCGTCCCGGCCGCCCCTGTCGCCAACTACGTGCCCTTCGTGCGCAGCGGTAATTTGATCCACATTTCGGGTCAGATTTCCAACGACGGCACCGGCCGCTACAAGGGCACGGTCGGCGTGGATGTCTCGCTGGAGGACGCCACCGAAGCAGCGCGCGTCTGCGGCATCAACCTGCTGGCCCAGATGAAGGCCGCCGTGGGGGACCTCGACACTGTGGTGCGGGTGGTCAAGCTGGGGGCCTTTGTGCAGGCTGGTCCAGACTTTTACGACGTGCCGCAGGTGGTCAATGGCTGCTCGAACCTGATGGTTGAGGTGCTGGGCGAAGCCGGCAAGCACGCCCGCTCGGCCGTCGGCGTGTACAAGATTCCGCTGGGCTTTGCCGTCGAAGTCGATGCGGTGATCGAAGTGGCGGATCGTCGATAG
- a CDS encoding TolC family outer membrane protein, translated as MLKLSSKPAGGRKGLRAYLLAGLTVSALALGAGSAFAESLTDAITLAYANNPTLQRARAQQRATDETYVQARSGLGPTLSAGASVDYSDVTSFGAPKSNSALNLSANQTLFASGGLSSGVKAAEADVNAGREDLRAVEAQVLSDVISVYTAVRRDQEALRIGEENYNVLKRQLDETKARFEAGELTRTDVAQSEARLAASSASLAQARAQLDSSRAQYVAIVGQTPTALDPVPGLPNLPVTFDAALDRAEANNPSLSAAKWAEAAARARVSQAKSGLGPRVTLGAGYATSAPTDDFKDLDKRDAATATLRFTMPLFSAGYNSSRVRQATEGYTAQKISVELARRNVVQNVSTAWANMAAARTATQANQEQVRAATVAAEGVKYEQQVGLRTNIEVLNAEQELRQAQLALINAQRAEYVAASQVLAVMGDLEARTLTPQAEIYDPAKNFDAIKNKGATPLEPVARVLDGLADSSGEIVKTR; from the coding sequence ATGCTAAAGCTTTCGTCCAAGCCTGCCGGTGGCCGTAAGGGATTGCGTGCGTACCTGCTGGCCGGTTTGACGGTGTCGGCTCTGGCGCTGGGGGCGGGTTCGGCCTTCGCGGAATCGCTCACCGACGCCATTACTCTGGCCTATGCCAATAACCCCACCCTGCAACGCGCCCGCGCCCAGCAACGCGCCACGGATGAAACCTATGTGCAGGCGCGCTCCGGGCTCGGCCCGACGCTCAGCGCCGGGGCCAGCGTGGACTATAGCGACGTGACCAGCTTCGGCGCGCCCAAGTCCAACAGCGCCCTGAACCTGTCGGCCAACCAGACCCTGTTCGCCTCCGGCGGCCTGTCGTCGGGCGTCAAGGCGGCGGAGGCCGATGTCAATGCCGGTCGCGAAGACCTGCGCGCGGTTGAGGCTCAGGTGCTGAGCGACGTCATCAGCGTCTACACCGCTGTGCGCCGCGATCAGGAGGCCCTGCGCATCGGCGAGGAAAACTATAACGTTCTCAAGCGTCAGCTTGATGAAACCAAGGCCCGTTTCGAAGCCGGGGAACTGACGCGCACCGATGTGGCACAATCCGAAGCCCGTCTGGCGGCCTCTTCCGCCTCTCTGGCGCAGGCCCGCGCCCAACTCGACAGCAGCCGCGCGCAATACGTGGCCATTGTCGGTCAGACCCCCACGGCGCTCGATCCCGTGCCCGGCCTGCCCAACCTGCCCGTCACGTTTGACGCCGCGTTGGATCGCGCCGAAGCCAACAACCCGTCTTTGAGCGCCGCCAAATGGGCCGAAGCCGCCGCCCGCGCCCGCGTGTCGCAGGCCAAGTCGGGTCTGGGGCCGCGTGTGACCCTGGGGGCTGGTTACGCCACCAGCGCGCCGACCGATGATTTCAAGGATCTGGACAAGCGCGACGCGGCCACGGCCACCCTGCGCTTCACCATGCCGCTGTTCAGCGCCGGCTATAATTCGTCGCGCGTGCGTCAAGCCACCGAAGGCTATACGGCGCAGAAGATCAGCGTCGAGCTGGCGCGCCGCAATGTGGTGCAGAACGTTTCGACCGCCTGGGCCAATATGGCGGCCGCCCGCACGGCGACTCAGGCCAATCAGGAGCAGGTGCGCGCCGCCACCGTCGCCGCCGAAGGCGTCAAGTACGAGCAGCAAGTGGGCTTACGCACCAATATCGAAGTGCTGAACGCCGAGCAGGAACTGCGTCAGGCGCAACTGGCGCTGATCAACGCGCAGCGCGCCGAATACGTCGCCGCCTCTCAGGTGCTGGCGGTCATGGGCGACCTCGAAGCGCGTACCCTGACGCCGCAGGCCGAAATCTACGATCCGGCCAAGAATTTTGACGCGATCAAGAACAAGGGCGCGACGCCTCTGGAGCCGGTGGCGCGTGTGCTGGACGGGCTTGCCGATTCGTCGGGTGAAATCGTAAAAACGCGCTAA
- a CDS encoding PleD family two-component system response regulator encodes MTAKVLVVDDIPANVRLLQAKLEADYYDVVTAHSGQEAIETAIIEQPDIILLDVMMPGVDGYEVTRQLKELAETRHIPIILVTALDGRDDRLSGLEAGADDFLTKPLDDVILFARLKALVRLKHLSDELRQREQSSRRMGLIDASQLHRQMTAPGNVLILDDQVRQAERLMVALGEQHRCAYETDPKAALKIALGRVDLLVLNLGARDFDPLRFVAHLRSSELTRQLPVLGLFNPDERPTLLKGLELGVSDVLPRPVDLQELLARARGQIRRKRYADFLRASLDRSLELAVTDPLTGLNNRRFMDLQLTQLMRRHLKTDDPVSLLLLDIDHFKRVNDGFGHDAGDEVLKEFARRVSQNVRAIDMPCRLGGEEFVVLMPDTPADAAQTIAERVRQAVAEAPFSLPDGRTLNVTVSVGVSSLLGLGDTLEAFIKRADEAVYEAKQSGRNRVILRAA; translated from the coding sequence ATGACAGCCAAGGTTCTGGTCGTTGATGATATTCCGGCCAATGTCCGCCTGCTACAGGCCAAGTTGGAGGCCGACTATTACGATGTGGTGACCGCCCATTCGGGGCAGGAAGCCATCGAGACGGCCATTATTGAACAGCCCGACATCATCCTGCTCGACGTCATGATGCCGGGCGTCGATGGCTATGAGGTGACGCGCCAGCTCAAAGAACTGGCCGAAACGCGACACATCCCGATTATTCTGGTCACGGCGCTCGACGGGCGCGACGACCGCCTATCCGGGCTTGAGGCCGGGGCCGATGACTTTCTGACCAAGCCGCTGGATGACGTGATTCTGTTTGCGCGGCTGAAGGCCTTGGTGCGGCTCAAGCACCTGTCTGACGAACTGCGTCAGCGCGAACAGTCCTCGCGCCGTATGGGCCTGATCGACGCCAGCCAGTTGCACCGTCAGATGACGGCGCCCGGCAATGTACTGATCCTCGATGATCAGGTGCGTCAGGCCGAACGGCTGATGGTGGCGCTGGGCGAACAGCACCGCTGCGCCTACGAAACCGATCCGAAGGCGGCGCTGAAAATCGCTCTGGGTCGTGTGGACCTGCTGGTGCTGAACCTAGGGGCGCGTGACTTCGATCCGCTGCGCTTTGTGGCGCATCTGCGCTCATCCGAGCTGACGCGGCAGTTGCCGGTGCTGGGCCTGTTCAATCCCGATGAACGCCCAACCCTGCTCAAGGGGCTGGAACTGGGCGTCAGCGACGTCCTGCCGCGACCGGTCGATTTGCAGGAACTGCTGGCGCGGGCGCGGGGGCAGATTCGCCGCAAGCGCTATGCCGACTTCCTGCGCGCCAGTCTGGACCGCTCGCTGGAGCTGGCGGTCACCGATCCGCTGACCGGCCTGAACAATCGCCGCTTTATGGATTTGCAACTGACGCAACTGATGCGCCGGCATCTGAAAACCGATGACCCGGTGTCGCTGCTTCTGCTCGATATCGACCATTTCAAGCGCGTCAATGACGGCTTTGGCCACGATGCCGGTGATGAGGTGCTGAAGGAATTTGCCCGCCGCGTCAGTCAGAATGTGCGGGCGATCGACATGCCCTGCCGTCTGGGGGGCGAAGAGTTCGTGGTGCTGATGCCCGACACGCCCGCAGACGCGGCGCAGACCATTGCCGAGCGCGTGCGTCAGGCCGTGGCCGAAGCGCCGTTTAGCCTGCCCGACGGCCGCACCCTGAATGTCACGGTGTCGGTCGGGGTGTCGTCCCTTCTGGGGCTTGGCGACACGCTGGAAGCCTTTATCAAGCGCGCGGATGAGGCCGTCTATGAGGCCAAGCAATCGGGCCGCAACCGCGTGATCCTGCGCGCGGCCTGA
- a CDS encoding methyl-accepting chemotaxis protein has protein sequence MTLPPIKARIRGLFALFLLLLASLTAVALGHEGAVISGLKATLETAPQSEAQLRPLLVAAETFRAGIWVVAIGVGLAGLVAIVYFDREVFSALERMSRLMSRFAERDFEAEVEGAQRSDEIGAMARALQIFRGNGRSLIALEAENARRAEVLAQARQKALQEMGERLHAQVSTLIVGLSRSSEAMTDSAETMSEQAKGAVSRIENVTATAEATSRQAHHVAETVQGLSSSASDIAQAAVASSEVSAQAVGQSEATSEIMGRLNRSAEEISAVVDIISGIARQTNLLALNATIEAARAGEAGAGFAVVASEVKTLAQQTEKATRDITDKVTHIQSDTTQAVEAIGHIVGVIQELRASADGIAEAVSAQQSATRDIASTVDALASGAQSVGRDIDAVRHVAAATDQAAGTVSLESRSVQAVAGDLKGQIEAFIQSLRAA, from the coding sequence GTGACCCTGCCGCCCATCAAGGCCCGTATCCGGGGCCTCTTTGCCCTGTTCCTTCTTCTGCTGGCTTCGCTGACCGCTGTGGCTCTGGGACATGAGGGGGCGGTGATCAGCGGGCTTAAGGCGACGCTTGAAACGGCCCCGCAAAGCGAGGCGCAATTGCGTCCGCTGCTGGTGGCGGCAGAGACTTTCCGGGCCGGTATCTGGGTTGTGGCGATCGGGGTCGGTCTGGCCGGGTTGGTGGCCATCGTCTATTTTGACCGTGAAGTGTTCAGCGCCCTGGAGCGCATGAGTCGCCTGATGTCGCGCTTTGCCGAACGCGACTTTGAAGCCGAGGTCGAGGGGGCGCAGCGTTCGGACGAAATCGGTGCCATGGCGCGGGCCTTGCAAATCTTCCGGGGCAATGGCCGTTCCCTGATCGCGCTGGAGGCCGAAAACGCCCGCCGCGCCGAGGTGCTGGCGCAGGCGCGTCAAAAGGCGCTTCAGGAAATGGGGGAGCGTCTGCACGCGCAGGTCTCGACCCTGATCGTGGGGTTGAGCCGCTCATCCGAAGCCATGACCGATTCGGCCGAAACCATGAGCGAACAGGCCAAGGGCGCCGTTTCGCGCATTGAGAACGTCACCGCCACGGCCGAGGCGACCTCGCGGCAGGCGCACCACGTCGCCGAAACCGTGCAGGGCCTGTCGAGCAGTGCCTCCGACATTGCTCAGGCCGCCGTCGCCTCGTCCGAAGTGTCGGCGCAGGCCGTGGGCCAAAGCGAGGCGACGTCCGAAATCATGGGCCGTCTGAACCGCAGCGCCGAGGAAATCAGCGCCGTCGTGGACATTATTTCCGGGATCGCGCGTCAGACCAATCTGCTGGCGCTCAACGCCACTATCGAAGCGGCGCGCGCCGGGGAGGCGGGCGCAGGCTTTGCCGTCGTGGCCTCGGAGGTCAAGACGCTGGCGCAACAGACCGAAAAGGCGACGCGCGACATCACGGACAAGGTGACGCACATCCAGTCGGACACCACTCAGGCCGTCGAGGCCATCGGCCACATCGTCGGCGTCATTCAGGAACTGCGCGCTTCGGCTGACGGCATTGCCGAGGCGGTCAGTGCCCAGCAATCGGCGACGCGCGACATCGCCAGTACCGTCGATGCTTTGGCCTCAGGGGCCCAGAGCGTAGGTCGCGACATCGACGCGGTGCGTCACGTTGCCGCCGCTACGGATCAGGCGGCGGGCACCGTTTCGCTCGAATCCCGCTCGGTGCAGGCCGTGGCGGGTGATCTGAAAGGCCAGATCGAGGCCTTCATTCAGTCCCTGCGCGCGGCTTAG
- a CDS encoding valine--tRNA ligase, protein MLEKTFDPKTVEPRLYEMWETSGAFKPSEDEGAVPFSIVIPPPNVTGSLHIGHALNNTLQDVLTRFERMRGKAALWLPGTDHAGIATQMVVERQLAAAGNVGRRDMGREAFVEKVWQWKAESSGTIQGQLRRLGASCDWSRERFTLDEGLSAAVRKVFVQLYKEGLIYRDKRLVNWDPHFQTAISDLEVEQKEVDGHYWHFAYKLADGVTFDYPVKDEEGHETLETRDYIVVATTRPETMLGDTAVAVHPDDERYKALIGKHVILPITGRRIPIVGDDYADPTKGSGAVKITPAHDFNDFQVGKRHNLPLINILTPFATLNDEVPEAYRGQDRFAARKAIIARAEEEGWLKAIEKTKHMVPHGDRSGVVIEPFLTDQWYVNAGELAKEALAAVEDGRTVFEPKNWEKTYFEWLRNIEPWCISRQLWWGHRIPAWFGFEKDNSQTPAIFVEESEQKAITAAEKLYAEKVVVVGSYTEAVMLAAETNEGEKVWPIWQDEDVLDTWFSSALWPFSTMGWPEQTRDLERFYPTHTLVTGFDIIFFWVARMMMMGLHFTGKAPFQRVFINALVRDEKGQKMSKSKGNVMDPLVLIDEFGADALRFTLTAMSGQGRDIKLAKQRIEGYRNFGTKLWNAHRFAQMNECAAVAGFDPSAVKLTLSRWIRGETHKTVKIVTEALEACAFDDAANALYKFVWNVVCDWYVELSKPILNGEDAEAKAEIRAMTAWVLDQCLILLHPVMPFITEELWAATDGRANALIVEQWPVYDAAAIDAAADTEINWLIELISEVRSVRSEMNVPGSAKVPLTLTGAGAQTQGWLSTHRDLILFLGRLGEVGVAETAPVGSVPFVIAEATGNLSVAEFIDLKAEAARLAKDIAAFDKTIEGTRRKLDNPEFVKKAPEEVITENQERLKDAEDGKARLSAALERLKAAL, encoded by the coding sequence ATGCTGGAAAAGACCTTCGACCCCAAAACCGTTGAACCGCGCCTCTATGAGATGTGGGAAACGTCCGGTGCGTTCAAGCCGAGCGAGGACGAAGGCGCCGTACCCTTTTCCATCGTCATCCCGCCGCCCAATGTGACGGGCAGCCTGCATATCGGCCACGCCCTGAACAACACGCTTCAGGACGTGCTGACGCGCTTTGAGCGGATGCGTGGCAAGGCGGCCCTGTGGCTGCCCGGCACGGACCACGCGGGCATCGCCACGCAGATGGTGGTCGAACGTCAACTGGCCGCCGCCGGCAATGTCGGTCGCCGCGATATGGGCCGCGAGGCCTTTGTCGAAAAGGTGTGGCAGTGGAAGGCCGAGAGCAGCGGCACCATTCAGGGCCAGTTGCGCCGTCTGGGGGCGTCGTGTGACTGGTCGCGCGAACGCTTCACGCTGGATGAAGGTCTGTCGGCCGCCGTGCGCAAGGTCTTCGTGCAACTGTATAAAGAAGGCCTGATCTACCGCGACAAGCGTCTGGTCAACTGGGACCCGCATTTCCAGACCGCCATCTCCGACCTTGAGGTCGAGCAAAAGGAGGTCGATGGCCATTATTGGCACTTTGCCTATAAGCTGGCTGACGGCGTGACCTTCGACTATCCGGTTAAGGACGAAGAGGGCCATGAAACGCTGGAAACGCGCGACTATATCGTCGTGGCGACCACCCGCCCGGAGACGATGCTGGGCGACACCGCCGTGGCCGTGCATCCGGACGATGAGCGTTATAAAGCACTGATCGGCAAGCACGTTATTCTGCCGATCACCGGGCGTCGCATCCCCATCGTCGGCGACGACTATGCCGACCCGACCAAGGGCTCCGGCGCGGTGAAGATCACCCCGGCGCACGATTTCAACGATTTTCAGGTCGGCAAACGGCATAACCTGCCGCTGATCAATATTCTGACGCCGTTCGCCACCCTCAACGACGAGGTGCCCGAGGCCTATCGCGGTCAGGACCGTTTCGCGGCGCGCAAGGCGATCATCGCCCGCGCCGAGGAAGAGGGCTGGCTGAAAGCCATAGAAAAGACCAAACACATGGTGCCGCACGGCGACCGGTCGGGTGTGGTGATCGAGCCCTTCCTGACCGATCAGTGGTACGTCAATGCCGGTGAGCTGGCCAAGGAGGCGCTGGCCGCCGTCGAAGACGGCCGCACGGTGTTTGAGCCGAAGAACTGGGAAAAGACGTACTTTGAGTGGCTGCGCAATATCGAGCCGTGGTGCATTTCACGCCAGCTCTGGTGGGGCCACCGCATCCCGGCGTGGTTTGGCTTTGAGAAGGATAATTCTCAAACACCGGCTATTTTCGTCGAAGAGTCCGAGCAAAAAGCCATTACTGCTGCGGAAAAACTCTATGCGGAGAAAGTAGTTGTGGTCGGTAGCTACACCGAAGCGGTTATGCTAGCGGCGGAGACTAACGAGGGTGAAAAAGTCTGGCCTATCTGGCAAGATGAAGACGTTCTCGACACCTGGTTCTCGTCGGCCCTGTGGCCGTTTTCGACCATGGGCTGGCCGGAACAGACGCGCGATCTGGAGCGCTTCTACCCCACCCACACGCTGGTCACCGGGTTCGACATCATCTTCTTCTGGGTCGCCCGCATGATGATGATGGGCCTGCACTTTACCGGTAAGGCCCCGTTCCAGCGCGTCTTTATCAACGCCCTTGTCCGCGACGAGAAGGGCCAGAAGATGTCGAAGTCGAAGGGCAATGTCATGGACCCGCTGGTCCTGATCGACGAATTCGGTGCCGACGCTCTGCGCTTTACCCTGACCGCCATGTCGGGGCAGGGCCGGGACATCAAGTTGGCCAAACAACGCATTGAAGGCTATCGCAATTTCGGCACCAAGCTGTGGAACGCCCACCGCTTTGCCCAGATGAACGAGTGTGCGGCGGTGGCCGGCTTCGACCCGTCGGCGGTCAAGTTGACGCTCAGCCGCTGGATTCGTGGCGAGACGCACAAGACGGTGAAGATCGTCACCGAAGCGCTGGAAGCCTGCGCCTTCGATGACGCAGCCAATGCCCTGTATAAGTTCGTGTGGAACGTCGTTTGCGACTGGTACGTCGAACTGTCGAAGCCGATCCTCAACGGCGAAGATGCCGAGGCCAAGGCCGAAATCCGCGCTATGACGGCGTGGGTGCTGGATCAGTGCCTGATCCTGCTGCATCCGGTCATGCCCTTCATCACCGAAGAACTATGGGCGGCAACCGATGGCCGCGCCAATGCGCTGATCGTCGAACAGTGGCCGGTCTATGACGCGGCGGCGATTGATGCCGCGGCGGATACCGAGATCAACTGGCTGATCGAGCTGATTTCCGAAGTGCGCAGCGTGCGTTCGGAAATGAATGTGCCGGGCTCTGCCAAGGTGCCGCTGACCCTCACCGGGGCCGGGGCGCAGACGCAGGGCTGGCTGAGCACGCACCGCGACCTGATCCTCTTCCTGGGGCGTCTGGGCGAGGTCGGCGTGGCCGAAACGGCCCCTGTCGGCTCTGTGCCCTTCGTGATCGCCGAGGCGACCGGCAACCTCAGCGTGGCCGAGTTTATCGACCTCAAGGCCGAGGCGGCGCGATTGGCCAAGGACATCGCCGCCTTTGACAAGACGATCGAAGGGACCAGGCGCAAACTCGATAACCCGGAGTTTGTTAAAAAGGCCCCGGAAGAGGTGATCACCGAGAATCAGGAGCGCCTGAAAGACGCCGAAGACGGCAAGGCCCGCCTGTCAGCGGCGCTGGAACGGCTGAAAGCGGCCCTTTAG
- a CDS encoding DUF2497 domain-containing protein, giving the protein MSETAHEPTMEEILASIRRIISEDDAPEEKAKPEPEPEVVAAEPEPEVAFDEPEDEPEVEEEDVLELTTPVATPKPAVSIGDIDAFDPEPVAVAPKPAPKPAPRVDYETTSHLVSERTVQSAVSAFGQLTSASLLPREGRSIEDLLTEILRPMLQDWLDGNLPAIVETAVREEVERLARQARR; this is encoded by the coding sequence ATGTCCGAAACCGCCCACGAACCCACGATGGAGGAAATCCTCGCCTCGATCCGCCGGATCATTTCCGAGGACGATGCCCCGGAAGAAAAGGCCAAGCCTGAGCCTGAGCCCGAAGTCGTTGCGGCTGAGCCCGAACCCGAAGTCGCCTTTGACGAACCGGAAGATGAGCCGGAAGTCGAAGAAGAGGACGTGCTGGAACTGACGACACCGGTGGCGACGCCGAAGCCCGCCGTGTCGATCGGCGATATCGACGCCTTTGATCCGGAACCGGTGGCTGTGGCCCCCAAGCCCGCGCCGAAACCCGCTCCGCGCGTCGATTACGAAACCACTTCGCACCTCGTGTCAGAGCGCACGGTACAGAGCGCGGTCTCGGCTTTTGGCCAACTGACCAGCGCCAGCCTGCTGCCGCGCGAAGGCCGCTCGATCGAAGACCTGCTGACCGAAATCCTGCGCCCGATGCTGCAAGACTGGCTGGACGGCAATCTGCCGGCCATCGTCGAAACGGCGGTGCGTGAGGAAGTGGAACGTCTGGCCCGCCAGGCGCGCCGTTAA
- a CDS encoding GNAT family N-acetyltransferase, giving the protein MPVPALTAALHRSISEIDPAVWDGLKGDDNPFNSHAFLETLEQTGCVGEDSGWVPHHLSLSDEAGTIRGVMPLYLKYHSMGEYVFDHSWAQAYERAGGRYYPKLLSASPFTPVTGTRLLSPDPEVRAALIRTAVQLCDTNGLSSFHVNFPTSDEWTLMGAEGLLLRQDQQFWWSNAGYQSFDDFLAALSANRRKVIRRERRDVQAALSLKIHSGHEITEAHLDHLHAFIEDTYDRKWGSPYLTRAFFSVITERMRDQIVLVFAYDGDQPVAGAINYRGGDTLYGRQWGARVDVPFLHFEVCYYQAIDYAIAHGLSRVEAGTQGEHKISRGYLPHPVYSAHHIRDRDLREPVARYLTQERAAVSAQMAEYEAELSPFRKRDQA; this is encoded by the coding sequence ATGCCCGTGCCCGCCCTGACCGCTGCCCTGCACCGCTCGATCAGCGAGATCGACCCCGCCGTCTGGGATGGATTAAAGGGCGACGATAACCCCTTCAACAGCCACGCCTTTCTCGAAACGCTCGAACAGACGGGCTGCGTCGGCGAAGACAGCGGCTGGGTGCCGCATCACCTCAGCCTGAGCGATGAGGCGGGTACGATCCGCGGCGTGATGCCGCTCTATCTCAAATATCATTCGATGGGCGAATACGTCTTCGACCATAGCTGGGCACAGGCCTATGAGCGCGCGGGCGGGCGCTACTATCCCAAACTGCTGTCTGCGTCGCCCTTCACGCCGGTGACGGGGACGCGGCTGTTGTCGCCAGACCCTGAGGTGCGCGCGGCTTTGATCCGCACGGCGGTGCAGCTCTGCGATACCAACGGCCTGTCGTCGTTTCACGTCAATTTCCCCACATCAGACGAATGGACGCTGATGGGCGCAGAAGGCCTGCTTTTGCGGCAGGATCAACAATTCTGGTGGAGCAATGCCGGCTATCAGAGCTTTGACGATTTCCTCGCCGCCCTGTCGGCCAATCGGCGCAAGGTTATCCGCCGCGAACGCCGCGACGTGCAGGCGGCGCTGAGCCTGAAAATCCATAGCGGTCACGAAATCACCGAAGCGCATCTCGATCACCTGCACGCCTTTATCGAGGATACTTACGATCGCAAATGGGGCTCACCCTATCTGACGCGCGCGTTCTTTTCGGTGATCACCGAGCGGATGCGTGATCAGATCGTTTTGGTGTTTGCCTATGACGGCGATCAGCCGGTGGCCGGGGCCATCAATTACCGCGGCGGTGACACCCTCTATGGCCGTCAGTGGGGGGCGCGCGTCGATGTGCCCTTCCTGCATTTCGAAGTCTGCTATTATCAGGCCATCGACTACGCCATCGCGCACGGGCTGAGCCGCGTCGAGGCCGGAACGCAGGGTGAGCACAAGATTTCACGCGGCTACCTGCCCCACCCCGTCTATTCGGCGCACCATATCCGCGACCGCGACCTGCGTGAGCCCGTGGCCCGTTATCTGACGCAGGAGCGTGCGGCCGTCTCAGCGCAGATGGCCGAGTACGAAGCGGAACTGTCGCCATTCCGCAAACGCGATCAGGCATGA
- a CDS encoding response regulator: MSAKKVLIVEDNELNMKLFHDLLDAQGYETLQTGEGLSALSLARKHRPDLILMDIQLPEISGLEVTKWLKEDDELSHIPVVAVTAFAMKGDEERIREGGCEAYISKPISVSHFLDTVRRYLG; encoded by the coding sequence ATGAGCGCGAAAAAGGTTCTCATTGTTGAGGACAACGAACTGAATATGAAGCTGTTTCATGATCTGCTCGATGCGCAGGGCTATGAGACGCTGCAAACCGGTGAAGGGCTGTCGGCCCTGTCGCTGGCGCGCAAGCACCGTCCGGACCTGATCCTGATGGATATTCAGTTGCCGGAAATTTCCGGCCTTGAAGTCACCAAGTGGCTCAAGGAAGACGATGAGCTGTCGCACATTCCGGTCGTGGCCGTGACCGCCTTTGCCATGAAGGGCGATGAGGAGCGCATCCGCGAAGGCGGCTGCGAGGCCTATATCTCAAAGCCTATCTCCGTTTCGCACTTCCTCGATACCGTTCGCCGCTATCTGGGGTAG
- a CDS encoding protein-L-isoaspartate O-methyltransferase family protein yields the protein MDYFAARQNMVESQVRVNDVTDPALQKAMRHIERERLVAPGQGFAAYGDVEPQIAPGRALMLPRDLAKLLHALKPVAGQKVLAIGAPYAAAVLKHAGLDVTVQEADARVQTVVEPYLKTLGISLVVQDLKTPIAGEYDIIVSEGAVEDVPAEWFAALKLHGRLGVVVRSGALGEARVYTRLQAGVSEAFVFNAATAVLPGFTKAPAFVF from the coding sequence ATGGATTACTTCGCCGCCCGTCAGAACATGGTTGAATCTCAGGTGCGGGTGAACGACGTCACCGACCCCGCGCTGCAAAAGGCCATGCGTCACATTGAGCGCGAGCGTCTGGTCGCGCCGGGGCAGGGCTTTGCCGCCTATGGTGATGTCGAGCCGCAGATCGCGCCGGGCCGCGCCCTGATGCTGCCGCGCGACCTCGCCAAGCTGCTGCACGCGCTCAAGCCCGTCGCCGGTCAGAAGGTGCTGGCCATCGGCGCGCCCTATGCCGCCGCTGTGCTCAAGCACGCCGGTCTCGACGTCACGGTGCAGGAAGCCGATGCCCGCGTCCAGACCGTGGTCGAGCCCTATCTCAAGACGCTGGGTATTTCGCTGGTCGTGCAGGACCTCAAGACGCCGATCGCCGGTGAATACGACATCATCGTCAGCGAAGGCGCGGTCGAGGACGTGCCCGCCGAGTGGTTTGCCGCGCTGAAACTGCATGGCCGCCTGGGGGTGGTGGTGCGCAGCGGCGCATTGGGTGAAGCCCGTGTCTATACCCGCCTTCAGGCCGGTGTGTCCGAAGCCTTTGTGTTCAATGCGGCGACCGCCGTGCTGCCGGGCTTTACCAAGGCCCCGGCCTTCGTCTTTTAA